The following are encoded in a window of Amycolatopsis lexingtonensis genomic DNA:
- a CDS encoding DJ-1/PfpI family protein, with product MRTFLKWCALVVAVLAVPAVGATVSALSAFDALYAPGPPRPLPAAAPAPHDPAKPTAVVVVGEHGAVVSDVLAPYEILASTGRLNVYVVAPHREPKPLTGGLDLVPDFGFEELAARLGPKAPDLVVVPALPDVGEPSGDVVTAWLRAQAARGAKFLSVCNGGGVLASAGLLDGRPATAHWLKLGTWAKEYPAVKWVRGQRFVDDGDIVSTAGILSGVDGTLHWVERLAGAEVAARAAAAIGWRHYGDDVPVTPPAGVPDAAAIVNAAFRWNPDEVGVLLTGGVGEIELSSVFDTEGQSLSSRTLAVSADGGPVRSRHGLTFLPRAAVTAPGLDRLVVPGAARGITPPPGGPSPEYVHDRPGFAYDTVVSGLARHTDVATARWTAKVLELPTDGVVFEGRAWPWLPTAVPVALILLGAAVIVVMRRVRRPKTI from the coding sequence GTGCGGACCTTCCTGAAGTGGTGCGCGCTCGTCGTCGCCGTGCTCGCCGTCCCGGCCGTCGGCGCGACCGTCTCCGCGCTGTCGGCGTTCGACGCCCTCTACGCCCCCGGCCCGCCGCGGCCCCTCCCGGCCGCGGCGCCGGCGCCCCACGACCCGGCCAAGCCGACCGCGGTGGTCGTCGTCGGCGAGCACGGCGCCGTCGTCTCCGATGTGCTGGCGCCGTACGAGATCCTGGCCTCGACCGGCCGGCTCAACGTCTACGTGGTCGCGCCGCACCGCGAGCCGAAGCCGCTGACCGGCGGCCTGGACCTGGTGCCGGACTTCGGTTTCGAGGAACTCGCCGCCCGGCTCGGCCCGAAGGCGCCGGACCTGGTGGTCGTGCCCGCGCTGCCGGACGTCGGCGAGCCGAGCGGCGACGTCGTCACGGCGTGGCTGCGCGCTCAGGCCGCGCGCGGCGCGAAGTTCCTGAGCGTCTGCAACGGCGGAGGCGTGCTCGCCTCGGCCGGCCTGCTCGACGGACGCCCGGCCACCGCGCACTGGCTGAAACTCGGCACGTGGGCGAAGGAGTACCCGGCCGTGAAGTGGGTGCGCGGGCAGCGCTTCGTCGACGACGGCGACATCGTGTCCACCGCCGGGATCCTCTCCGGCGTCGACGGCACGCTGCACTGGGTCGAGCGGCTGGCCGGGGCGGAAGTGGCGGCCCGCGCCGCGGCCGCGATCGGCTGGCGGCACTACGGCGACGACGTGCCGGTGACCCCGCCGGCCGGCGTGCCGGACGCGGCCGCGATCGTCAACGCGGCCTTCCGGTGGAACCCCGACGAAGTCGGCGTGCTGCTCACCGGCGGCGTCGGCGAGATCGAGCTTTCGTCGGTGTTCGACACCGAAGGCCAGTCGCTGTCTTCGCGCACGCTCGCCGTCAGCGCCGACGGCGGCCCGGTCCGGTCGCGCCACGGGCTGACGTTCCTGCCGCGGGCGGCCGTCACCGCACCGGGTCTGGACCGGCTGGTCGTGCCGGGTGCGGCGCGCGGGATCACGCCGCCGCCCGGCGGGCCGTCCCCCGAGTACGTCCACGACCGGCCCGGCTTCGCCTACGACACCGTGGTGAGCGGACTCGCGCGCCACACCGACGTGGCCACCGCCCGCTGGACGGCGAAGGTGCTGGAACTGCCCACCGACGGGGTCGTGTTCGAAGGCCGGGCTTGGCCGTGGCTGCCGACGGCGGTGCCGGTCGCGCTGATCCTGCTGGGCGCGGCGGTCATCGTGGTGATGCGCCGGGTCAGGAGGCCTAAAACGATTTAG